A genome region from Mycobacterium florentinum includes the following:
- a CDS encoding helix-turn-helix transcriptional regulator: protein MIIVMVLTTIMPVAGTEPATRREVHLTRYVQRDVDQQWPFVGRVQVFEQLRQLLFDQRAPVLLAGPAGVGKTRLATELLDRAEQQGFPTVHVTATRAAAEIPFGALAGMLFADDEPLPMPVSIRAEWMRSAVRRITAMGGELPMVLLVDDIQLLDSVSATLIHHAVAANACLLLATMRTGDAVPDPILSLYKDGYVTRVDVGVLDADEVEAILRAVFGGIVESSTVQQFAVRSGGNIFYLRELVRGALRSATLVLDENVWRLTGRAPLSARLIELVDARLAELTPDERNILDVLAYGEPLELQHLRAFVAGGAALAERLEARGLVASRHEGRRLMIRMAHPVYTDALLHELTAVRRSRLARELADIAEDVGDIGTDGLIRTATWCLEGGLRRPELMLRAAYQARWTYDFGVAARLARAASEDGAGFEAELLCGQLAYLQGRAGDADVALAGLANAAANDDQRTRIALARLECAMFSGRIEHGIRIAESAEAATHEPALRDQITARRAGLILAATGPDAAARVAAPLLKTSEGPALVWACLITSAGCARLGRFDEAMNAADVGHAAQARLAAPLDNYPWLHIFFRGDAQMYSGQFDSALTTARHHYAEAVSAGSIEAQAYFAWQLAKSVGERGNVEESVRYAREAALLFRDLGRPTLQEQSLIDLVIAHAIGGDGHSAGAALAELDKLRLARSYYAVEVLRARAWTCIANGELSSARDNLERAAELGERIGDRVGALDCLHTLARLGHTTRLYSRAADIAEHVQGQLAPARLANISALETKDWQRLHTVAQEFADMGAHLLAAEAAAEAVVVARKKNASTQQVAILRRLAARLRQDCPGAMTPSLQTAQLRVTLTVAEADAARLAAAGLSNKRIAEKLFLSTRTVEGQLQRAYEKLCIGGRSELATALAEHSL from the coding sequence ATGATTATTGTGATGGTGCTCACTACAATAATGCCGGTGGCCGGCACGGAGCCCGCGACGCGAAGAGAGGTGCACTTGACGCGTTACGTCCAGCGCGACGTTGACCAGCAGTGGCCGTTTGTCGGGCGGGTGCAGGTCTTCGAACAGCTGCGACAGTTACTGTTCGACCAACGAGCGCCCGTCCTGTTGGCCGGTCCGGCCGGCGTCGGCAAGACGCGCCTGGCCACCGAGTTGCTCGACCGGGCTGAGCAGCAGGGCTTTCCCACGGTGCATGTCACCGCGACCCGCGCCGCGGCAGAGATCCCGTTCGGCGCCCTGGCCGGCATGCTTTTCGCCGACGACGAACCGTTGCCGATGCCGGTATCGATACGGGCAGAGTGGATGCGCAGCGCAGTGCGACGGATAACCGCCATGGGCGGCGAACTCCCCATGGTTCTGCTTGTCGACGACATCCAACTTCTCGACAGCGTGTCGGCGACGTTGATTCATCACGCCGTTGCGGCCAACGCATGCCTGTTGCTGGCGACGATGCGCACCGGCGATGCGGTTCCCGATCCCATCCTGTCGCTCTACAAAGACGGCTATGTCACCCGAGTCGACGTGGGAGTGCTCGACGCCGACGAAGTCGAAGCCATCCTGCGGGCGGTTTTCGGCGGCATCGTGGAAAGCTCGACGGTTCAACAGTTCGCGGTGCGCAGCGGCGGCAACATCTTCTATCTGCGCGAACTGGTCCGCGGCGCGCTGCGATCCGCGACTCTGGTGCTCGACGAGAACGTCTGGCGGCTGACCGGCCGCGCTCCACTGTCGGCTCGCCTGATCGAGCTGGTCGACGCGCGCCTCGCCGAACTAACCCCGGACGAGCGCAATATTCTCGACGTCTTGGCCTACGGCGAGCCACTGGAACTGCAACACCTGAGAGCCTTCGTCGCCGGCGGCGCCGCGTTGGCCGAACGCTTAGAGGCCCGCGGGTTGGTCGCCAGTCGCCACGAGGGTCGCCGGCTGATGATCAGAATGGCCCATCCGGTTTACACCGATGCGCTCCTTCACGAACTGACCGCGGTGCGCCGCAGCCGCCTCGCCAGAGAGCTCGCCGATATCGCCGAAGACGTCGGCGATATCGGAACCGACGGCCTGATACGCACGGCGACATGGTGTCTGGAAGGCGGCCTGCGGCGGCCCGAGCTCATGTTGAGGGCCGCGTATCAAGCGCGGTGGACGTACGACTTTGGGGTGGCCGCGCGGTTGGCACGAGCAGCCTCCGAAGATGGCGCGGGGTTTGAGGCCGAGCTGCTATGTGGTCAATTGGCGTATCTCCAGGGCCGCGCGGGTGACGCCGATGTTGCACTGGCGGGCCTCGCCAACGCGGCCGCCAACGATGACCAGCGCACGCGAATAGCGTTGGCGCGCCTCGAGTGTGCGATGTTCAGTGGGCGTATCGAACATGGCATCCGAATCGCTGAGTCCGCAGAGGCGGCAACGCACGAGCCGGCGTTGCGCGATCAGATCACCGCACGTCGCGCCGGGCTGATCCTCGCGGCCACCGGCCCCGACGCCGCCGCGCGAGTCGCCGCGCCCTTGCTCAAGACATCGGAGGGCCCCGCGTTGGTGTGGGCGTGCTTGATCACGTCGGCTGGGTGCGCACGCCTCGGCCGGTTCGACGAGGCGATGAACGCCGCCGACGTCGGCCACGCGGCGCAAGCACGGTTGGCCGCCCCGCTCGACAACTACCCATGGCTACACATCTTTTTCCGCGGCGACGCGCAGATGTACTCCGGCCAGTTCGACAGTGCGCTTACCACGGCCCGCCACCATTACGCCGAGGCCGTCTCTGCGGGATCGATTGAGGCACAAGCTTATTTCGCGTGGCAATTGGCCAAGTCCGTGGGTGAGCGGGGAAATGTCGAGGAATCCGTGCGGTACGCCCGCGAGGCGGCGCTGCTGTTCCGCGACCTTGGCCGACCGACATTGCAGGAACAAAGCCTGATCGACTTGGTGATCGCGCATGCCATCGGCGGAGACGGCCATTCGGCCGGTGCAGCTCTGGCCGAGCTGGACAAGCTGCGCTTGGCGAGAAGCTACTACGCTGTCGAGGTGCTGCGCGCGAGAGCCTGGACGTGCATCGCCAATGGCGAGTTATCGTCCGCCCGGGACAATCTGGAGCGTGCGGCCGAGCTCGGCGAACGCATCGGTGACCGCGTCGGCGCCCTGGACTGCCTGCACACGCTAGCCCGGCTCGGACACACCACGCGGCTGTACTCGCGCGCCGCGGACATCGCCGAACATGTTCAGGGGCAGCTAGCCCCCGCCCGGCTGGCCAACATTAGCGCCCTGGAGACCAAGGATTGGCAAAGGCTCCATACGGTTGCGCAGGAGTTCGCCGATATGGGCGCACACTTGCTCGCGGCCGAGGCCGCCGCCGAAGCTGTTGTCGTGGCACGCAAGAAGAACGCCTCGACTCAGCAAGTGGCCATCTTGCGTCGATTGGCCGCGAGATTGCGTCAGGACTGCCCGGGCGCAATGACTCCCTCGCTGCAGACCGCACAGTTACGCGTGACATTGACCGTCGCCGAGGCTGACGCGGCGCGCCTGGCGGCCGCGGGGCTGTCGAACAAGCGCATCGCCGAGAAGTTGTTCCTGTCGACGCGGACGGTCGAGGGGCAGCTCCAACGGGCCTACGAAAAGTTATGCATCGGGGGGCGTTCCGAACTTGCGACAGCGCTCGCCGAACACTCCCTGTGA
- a CDS encoding acyl-CoA dehydrogenase family protein: MVAELTADQRSLRELTRKFLARRADEPVVRAAMETPAGFDEGVWREFAELGLCGLAVPARYGGANCGPAEVAIVMRELGRALAPLPFFSSVALAQTVVLQSDDAAASDRLLPDLATGRRRAAVGLVEPSWRWDPTTVRTAATEHDGGQWRLSGTKTFVVDGTTADVILLAARHSTGVGLFEVEAGAPGMSRTALTTIDQTRRVARIDMTETPARQVGASNAAIDVLDRALPLAYIYLAAESVGGTECVLTRAVDYARTRTQFGRPIGSFQAIKHKCADMHVDYETARSTLEHAVSSAAGAADDAATSASIAAAFCHHAFLRCAAENIQVHGGIGFTWEHHAHLYYKRAQANSVLLGDDAHHRRFLAISLGLAEPQPSR, from the coding sequence ATGGTCGCCGAGCTGACCGCGGACCAACGATCCTTACGTGAGCTCACGCGGAAATTCCTGGCACGACGAGCCGACGAGCCCGTCGTCCGCGCCGCCATGGAAACACCAGCCGGCTTCGACGAAGGCGTTTGGCGGGAATTCGCCGAACTCGGGCTATGCGGCCTGGCGGTGCCGGCGCGCTACGGAGGAGCGAACTGCGGCCCGGCCGAGGTCGCGATCGTGATGCGCGAGCTCGGCCGCGCACTGGCACCGTTGCCGTTTTTTTCCAGTGTCGCTCTGGCCCAAACCGTTGTCCTGCAGAGCGACGATGCTGCCGCCTCTGACAGGTTGCTTCCCGATTTGGCTACCGGCCGGCGTCGCGCCGCGGTCGGGTTGGTTGAACCGTCGTGGCGGTGGGATCCGACGACGGTTCGGACGGCCGCAACAGAGCACGACGGCGGCCAGTGGCGCCTTTCGGGGACTAAGACTTTCGTGGTCGACGGCACCACCGCCGACGTGATACTGCTGGCAGCGCGCCACTCCACCGGAGTCGGTTTGTTCGAAGTCGAAGCGGGCGCGCCCGGGATGTCCCGCACCGCGTTGACGACTATCGATCAGACTCGGCGAGTGGCCCGCATTGACATGACCGAAACCCCGGCACGTCAAGTGGGCGCGAGTAACGCAGCCATCGATGTCCTCGATCGGGCGCTGCCGCTGGCATACATATACCTTGCCGCGGAATCGGTCGGCGGAACCGAATGCGTGCTCACGCGTGCGGTCGACTACGCGAGGACCCGCACCCAATTCGGCCGGCCGATCGGATCCTTTCAAGCGATCAAGCACAAGTGTGCGGACATGCACGTCGACTACGAAACCGCGCGCTCGACACTGGAACACGCGGTTTCGTCAGCTGCGGGCGCCGCGGACGACGCCGCAACCTCGGCGAGCATCGCCGCAGCATTCTGCCATCACGCGTTCTTGCGCTGCGCCGCCGAGAACATCCAGGTCCACGGTGGTATCGGTTTCACCTGGGAGCACCACGCCCACCTCTACTACAAACGGGCGCAGGCCAATTCCGTCCTGCTCGGTGACGACGCGCATCACCGCCGGTTCCTGGCTATCTCGTTAGGCCTGGCGGAGCCTCAGCCGAGTAGATAG
- a CDS encoding MCE family protein produces the protein MRTPWHGAVAGRIVLALAIAAIPGCQWRGLNSMSLPGTQGGGAGAYTIQAQLPDVGTIQQNSRVRVGDVNVGTVTKIQRQGWHALLTMRINGNVKLPANATATIGQTSLLGSLHVELAPPSRVAPRGNLHNGSLIPLSSGASYPSTEQTLSAVSLLLNGGGVGQIQEITKAFSTAFNGREKDLRSLLEQLNRYVSYVDAQTADIIAATESLNRLAGKFASQRPIVETALKTIPNTLAVLRDQRHHLTEAFEKLSQYSALAASAVSQTRESLVKEFNDIGPILDQLASTGPALTRSLGVLATYPWPRETIETWQRGDYANDTIIVDLTLSRIDAALLTGTRFEGKLTEVEMRWGRTIGQLPSPYTIANPLIIPYNWNQGP, from the coding sequence ATGAGAACACCATGGCACGGCGCCGTGGCCGGACGTATCGTGCTGGCTTTGGCCATCGCCGCGATTCCCGGATGCCAGTGGCGAGGACTGAATTCGATGTCGCTGCCCGGAACCCAGGGCGGGGGAGCCGGCGCGTACACGATTCAGGCGCAGCTACCGGATGTCGGTACGATTCAACAGAATTCACGTGTCCGGGTTGGCGATGTCAACGTCGGTACCGTGACAAAAATCCAACGCCAGGGCTGGCACGCGTTGCTTACCATGCGCATCAACGGCAATGTCAAATTGCCGGCCAACGCGACCGCGACGATCGGACAGACCAGCCTGCTGGGTTCGCTGCACGTCGAACTCGCCCCGCCGAGCCGCGTCGCTCCCCGGGGAAACCTGCACAACGGATCGCTGATTCCGTTGTCCTCGGGAGCTTCCTATCCGAGCACGGAACAAACGCTTTCGGCCGTCTCGCTGCTGCTCAACGGAGGTGGTGTAGGCCAGATACAAGAGATAACCAAGGCTTTCAGCACCGCATTCAACGGGCGCGAGAAAGATCTGCGGAGCCTCCTCGAACAGCTGAACCGCTATGTCAGTTACGTCGACGCACAAACCGCCGACATCATCGCCGCGACCGAGAGTCTCAATAGGCTCGCCGGCAAGTTCGCCAGTCAGCGGCCGATAGTGGAGACGGCACTCAAGACCATCCCCAATACGCTGGCGGTACTGCGGGATCAGCGTCATCACCTCACCGAGGCTTTCGAAAAGCTGAGCCAGTACAGCGCATTGGCGGCCAGCGCAGTCAGCCAAACTCGGGAATCCCTGGTCAAAGAGTTCAACGACATCGGGCCGATACTCGACCAGCTGGCGAGCACCGGCCCGGCGCTGACCCGCTCCCTCGGCGTGCTGGCAACCTATCCCTGGCCCCGGGAGACCATCGAGACGTGGCAGCGGGGCGACTATGCCAACGACACCATCATCGTCGACCTGACGCTGAGCCGCATCGACGCCGCACTGCTGACGGGCACCCGCTTCGAGGGCAAGCTGACCGAAGTGGAGATGCGGTGGGGCCGCACGATCGGCCAATTGCCGAGCCCCTATACCATCGCTAATCCCCTTATTATTCCGTACAACTGGAATCAGGGGCCCTGA
- a CDS encoding enoyl-CoA hydratase-related protein gives MDQRSSDGGAPAQDEHSDKSFGDPPPAADVGRVDLKVHNRIATVWLNNPRALNAFTADMVDQLLDVLDAVDSDDAIRAVVVTGHGRGFCAGADLGTGADTFAREMDESADGWPLPDRAGTIALRMLRFRKPLIAAINGPAVGFGASLTLPMDVRLACVKARVGFAFVRRGISPDGASSWFLPRIVGISRAAEWMFTGRLYSADELLDASFVRGVHPCLELLPSAYAIANEFVEHSAPVSVALTRQLLWRMYGAAEPARAHLLESRALAKLGASVDAREGVQAFLERRPASFVMSPSRDLPDVLDN, from the coding sequence ATGGACCAGCGATCGAGTGATGGCGGAGCCCCTGCACAGGACGAGCACTCGGACAAGTCCTTCGGTGACCCACCGCCGGCGGCTGATGTCGGACGGGTTGACCTCAAGGTGCACAACCGTATTGCCACGGTGTGGCTCAACAACCCACGTGCGCTTAATGCGTTTACCGCCGACATGGTCGACCAGCTCCTCGATGTACTGGATGCCGTCGATTCCGACGACGCGATCCGGGCAGTCGTGGTCACGGGGCACGGTCGCGGCTTTTGCGCCGGAGCCGACCTCGGGACGGGTGCGGACACCTTTGCGCGAGAAATGGACGAATCGGCCGACGGCTGGCCACTACCTGATCGGGCCGGCACCATTGCGTTGCGCATGCTCCGATTCCGAAAGCCGTTGATAGCGGCCATTAACGGCCCCGCGGTCGGTTTCGGCGCAAGCCTCACCCTGCCGATGGATGTCCGCCTGGCCTGCGTGAAGGCCCGCGTCGGATTTGCCTTCGTCCGTCGAGGCATCTCCCCGGACGGAGCGTCGTCCTGGTTTCTCCCCCGGATCGTCGGCATCAGCCGGGCGGCGGAATGGATGTTCACCGGCCGCCTCTACTCGGCCGACGAGCTGCTCGACGCGAGCTTCGTGCGCGGCGTACATCCTTGCCTTGAACTGTTGCCTTCCGCGTACGCGATAGCCAATGAGTTCGTCGAACACTCGGCCCCGGTGTCGGTCGCGTTGACGCGTCAGTTGTTGTGGCGCATGTACGGTGCCGCCGAACCTGCCCGAGCACACCTACTCGAGTCGAGAGCTCTCGCCAAACTCGGGGCATCGGTTGACGCGCGCGAAGGTGTGCAAGCCTTCTTGGAGCGCAGACCCGCATCGTTTGTCATGTCGCCGTCGCGCGATCTGCCCGACGTGCTCGACAACTAG
- a CDS encoding NAD(P)H-dependent flavin oxidoreductase encodes MPGLPENIALRLRIPAIAAPMLTVSGPDLVAAACAAGVIGAFPTANAESVDQLDDWLFFIADRTAAVASAPCAANVIMRSPRLEHDVETLIRHRVPIVITSVGSPAPVVAALHTAGALVLADVATVQHARQAVAAGADGLILLCGGAGGQTGHVNALTFPRAIRQFFDGPLILAGGVCDGYALRAALVLGCDLGYIGTPFIATGESMASPDYKQMLVECSLDDIVLTKAFTGLPTNMLAPSIRAAGLDPARLDELVSPAQSTELYGPGNPSRRWVDLRSAGHSVSAVHAVTSVRGLVSKLEREYRAALGADAGPPSPGLDRTGKWS; translated from the coding sequence ATGCCAGGACTGCCCGAAAACATCGCTTTACGGCTACGGATCCCCGCGATCGCGGCCCCGATGCTTACGGTGTCGGGTCCCGATTTGGTGGCCGCGGCCTGCGCGGCCGGCGTGATCGGCGCGTTCCCGACCGCTAATGCCGAATCGGTTGACCAGCTTGACGATTGGCTGTTCTTCATCGCGGATCGCACAGCCGCAGTTGCCAGTGCGCCGTGCGCGGCGAACGTGATCATGCGTTCGCCGCGACTGGAGCACGACGTTGAGACACTGATCCGCCATCGGGTGCCGATCGTGATCACGAGCGTCGGCTCCCCCGCGCCCGTGGTCGCCGCGCTGCATACCGCGGGAGCTCTCGTGCTTGCGGACGTCGCGACAGTTCAGCACGCCCGACAAGCAGTTGCCGCCGGGGCGGACGGGCTGATTCTGCTCTGCGGCGGCGCGGGCGGGCAAACCGGTCATGTCAACGCATTGACTTTCCCCAGGGCGATACGCCAATTCTTCGATGGCCCTTTGATTCTCGCGGGCGGCGTTTGCGACGGTTACGCACTGCGGGCAGCGCTCGTCCTCGGTTGCGACCTCGGCTACATCGGCACTCCGTTCATCGCCACCGGAGAATCGATGGCCTCGCCCGACTACAAGCAGATGCTGGTCGAGTGCTCACTGGACGACATCGTGCTCACCAAGGCATTCACCGGGTTGCCGACGAACATGCTGGCGCCCTCCATCAGGGCCGCCGGTCTGGACCCAGCCAGGCTGGACGAACTGGTGTCGCCGGCACAATCAACAGAGCTTTATGGCCCGGGAAACCCGTCGCGGCGGTGGGTGGATCTGCGCAGTGCCGGGCACTCGGTCAGTGCTGTTCATGCGGTGACGAGCGTTCGCGGTTTGGTGTCCAAGCTCGAGCGCGAGTACCGGGCCGCACTGGGTGCCGACGCCGGGCCGCCGTCACCGGGACTCGACCGGACGGGAAAGTGGTCCTGA
- a CDS encoding SDR family oxidoreductase: protein MVRTATRVAVVSGGGQGIGAAVVRRLAAEGYSVGVLDLDEEQAAEVVADVQRDGGTAVAMAVDVADEAAVNTAIVRLVELVGAPTVVVNNAGITRDALLHKMSASDWDDVIRVHLRGAFLLTRAVREHMVQAKWGRVVNISSASALGNNGQSNYSSAKAGLQGFTKTLAIELGRFGITANAVAPGFIATRMTEETARRLGLSFDAFMAQAAEKIPVRRVGIPEDIAHTVSFLVSEEAGFVSGQVIYVAGGPRC, encoded by the coding sequence ATGGTTCGGACCGCCACCAGGGTGGCTGTTGTGTCGGGGGGTGGGCAGGGTATCGGCGCGGCAGTCGTCAGAAGGCTTGCCGCCGAGGGATATTCCGTCGGCGTGCTCGACCTCGATGAAGAGCAGGCAGCGGAGGTGGTGGCGGACGTCCAACGGGACGGCGGTACGGCCGTTGCCATGGCCGTCGATGTAGCCGACGAGGCGGCGGTAAACACCGCAATCGTCCGCCTGGTCGAGTTGGTCGGCGCACCGACGGTTGTGGTCAACAACGCGGGCATTACCCGCGATGCGTTGCTGCACAAGATGAGTGCGAGTGACTGGGATGACGTCATCCGCGTGCACCTTCGGGGGGCCTTCCTGTTGACAAGGGCGGTCCGAGAGCACATGGTGCAGGCCAAGTGGGGCAGAGTGGTCAACATCTCGAGCGCATCCGCGCTGGGCAACAACGGCCAGTCGAACTATTCGTCGGCCAAGGCCGGCCTGCAGGGCTTCACCAAGACACTGGCGATCGAACTTGGGCGATTCGGGATTACCGCCAACGCAGTCGCGCCGGGATTCATCGCTACGCGGATGACCGAGGAGACGGCCCGGCGGCTGGGGTTGTCCTTCGACGCGTTCATGGCCCAGGCGGCCGAGAAGATTCCGGTGCGCCGGGTCGGCATCCCGGAAGATATCGCCCACACGGTGTCGTTCTTGGTCAGCGAAGAGGCGGGATTCGTTTCCGGACAAGTGATTTACGTTGCCGGCGGACCTCGATGCTGA
- a CDS encoding alpha/beta hydrolase, protein MVTNEKRRALELWQEMAAAMAPTDPEQPPSPEQLRRAYDQWAQTHFPAPADLLLEPVNAGGVPALWARIDGAESTRTILYFHGGGYMIASAAGYASTAADLARSADANVLLVDYRLAPENPFPAAVEDAVTAYMWSIARHDPSTVVVAGDSAGGGLVAALLIALRDRGLPLPAAGVCISAWLDMTLSSESISAKAAVDPIMSEPMLQGMAAAYLQGAQADLPSASPLHGDLAGLPPLLVMTGTWDSLTDDSTRFAAKARQAGVDVTLAVFEEMYHCWHIMTPVLAESRSAIAEIGQFCQVHSGPLSRPVESR, encoded by the coding sequence GTGGTGACAAACGAAAAGCGGCGTGCGCTGGAACTGTGGCAGGAGATGGCCGCGGCAATGGCGCCGACCGACCCCGAGCAGCCGCCAAGCCCCGAGCAGCTGCGACGCGCCTACGACCAATGGGCCCAGACCCACTTCCCGGCGCCGGCTGACCTGCTCCTCGAGCCGGTGAATGCGGGTGGCGTGCCGGCCCTGTGGGCGAGGATCGACGGCGCCGAAAGCACGCGCACAATCCTCTACTTCCACGGCGGCGGGTACATGATCGCATCGGCAGCCGGCTACGCCAGCACCGCGGCCGACCTCGCCCGCTCCGCCGATGCCAACGTGTTGCTCGTCGACTACCGTTTGGCACCCGAGAACCCGTTTCCCGCAGCGGTCGAAGACGCGGTGACGGCGTACATGTGGTCGATCGCGCGACACGACCCCTCCACCGTGGTCGTGGCGGGCGATTCGGCTGGTGGCGGACTTGTCGCGGCATTGCTGATCGCCCTCCGCGATCGCGGGCTGCCCCTTCCCGCGGCCGGCGTATGCATCTCGGCATGGCTGGACATGACGTTGTCGTCCGAGTCGATCTCGGCAAAGGCCGCCGTGGACCCCATCATGTCCGAGCCGATGTTGCAGGGGATGGCCGCCGCGTACCTGCAAGGCGCGCAGGCTGACTTGCCGTCGGCGTCACCACTGCACGGCGATCTGGCCGGCCTGCCCCCACTGCTCGTCATGACCGGAACCTGGGACTCGCTGACCGATGACTCGACCCGGTTCGCCGCAAAGGCCCGGCAAGCCGGTGTCGACGTGACGTTGGCAGTCTTCGAGGAGATGTATCACTGCTGGCACATCATGACACCCGTGCTCGCGGAAAGCCGTTCTGCCATCGCCGAAATCGGCCAGTTCTGCCAGGTGCATTCAGGACCACTTTCCCGTCCGGTCGAGTCCCGGTGA
- a CDS encoding MCE family protein, with protein MRLARRTAIQLIVFALIATIAAVVMIVGYMRLPTMLFGTGHYKVTLQLPTSGGLYASGNVTYRGTEVGRVESVRLTNEGVAAVLSLRSDIRIPADLHAEIHSQSAIGEQYVALLPDKGGAPYLKEGDVIPVGKTSVPPPVDSLLDSLNNGLDAIPGDNLKTVVDEAYVAVGGLGPEISRIINGSTTLALDARKDLGPLTTLIDRSKPVLDSQTESADAVRSWAANLATITDQLRRQDHAVGGLIQTGPAGIEKARELIDKLRPTLPILLANLVSVNQVAVTYQASIEQLLVLLPIGIGDLQGAGVANRNTKQDYNGINLDFNLNINLPPPCTTGFLPATQIRPPNFTDAPERPPGDLYCRIPQDSMFAVRGARNLPCITRPGKRAPTVKMCESDENYVPLNEGLYWKGDPNATLSGQPVPQLEPGTPGPQGVTPRDGPLPPMAAAQYDPATGSYVGPDGKTYTETDLGAGGAPRRWQDMLLPAAGP; from the coding sequence ATGAGGCTCGCCAGACGGACGGCCATTCAACTCATCGTCTTCGCCTTGATCGCCACGATCGCCGCGGTCGTGATGATCGTGGGCTATATGCGGCTGCCCACCATGCTGTTCGGCACCGGGCACTACAAGGTGACCCTGCAACTGCCGACCTCCGGAGGCCTGTACGCAAGCGGCAACGTCACCTACCGCGGAACCGAAGTGGGGCGAGTCGAATCGGTACGGCTCACCAACGAGGGCGTCGCCGCCGTATTGTCGTTGAGGTCGGACATCAGGATCCCCGCCGACCTGCACGCGGAGATCCACAGTCAGTCCGCAATCGGCGAACAGTATGTCGCGTTGCTGCCGGACAAGGGCGGCGCACCCTACCTCAAAGAGGGAGATGTCATACCGGTCGGCAAGACCTCCGTCCCGCCGCCGGTCGACTCGCTGCTGGACTCGCTGAACAACGGTCTGGATGCGATCCCGGGTGACAACCTGAAGACAGTTGTCGACGAAGCCTACGTCGCCGTTGGGGGCCTCGGGCCAGAGATCTCGCGAATTATCAACGGCTCCACCACTCTTGCCCTCGACGCTCGGAAAGACCTGGGTCCCCTGACGACATTGATCGACCGGTCCAAGCCCGTATTGGACTCGCAAACCGAGAGTGCGGATGCGGTACGTTCCTGGGCCGCAAACCTGGCTACGATCACCGATCAACTCCGGCGCCAAGATCACGCGGTGGGTGGATTGATTCAAACCGGTCCTGCCGGCATCGAGAAGGCACGTGAGCTGATTGACAAGCTTCGCCCGACGTTGCCCATCTTGCTGGCCAATCTGGTCAGCGTCAATCAGGTAGCGGTGACCTATCAGGCCAGCATCGAGCAACTGTTGGTGCTGCTTCCCATCGGCATTGGCGATCTGCAAGGCGCCGGGGTCGCCAATCGGAACACCAAACAGGACTACAACGGCATCAACCTCGACTTCAATCTCAACATCAACCTGCCGCCCCCCTGTACGACCGGCTTTCTGCCGGCTACCCAGATACGGCCGCCCAACTTCACGGACGCGCCGGAACGGCCGCCGGGCGACCTCTACTGCAGAATTCCTCAGGACTCCATGTTCGCCGTTCGCGGCGCGCGAAATCTCCCCTGCATCACGCGTCCTGGGAAGCGCGCGCCCACCGTCAAGATGTGCGAAAGCGACGAAAACTATGTGCCGCTGAACGAGGGCTTGTACTGGAAGGGCGACCCGAATGCCACGCTGTCCGGGCAACCGGTACCGCAGCTGGAGCCGGGAACGCCAGGGCCGCAGGGTGTTACGCCACGTGATGGGCCGCTGCCCCCGATGGCTGCGGCACAGTACGATCCGGCCACGGGGTCATACGTCGGGCCCGACGGCAAGACCTACACCGAAACCGACTTGGGCGCCGGCGGTGCTCCGCGCCGCTGGCAGGACATGTTGTTACCGGCTGCCGGACCCTGA